The following proteins are encoded in a genomic region of Enterocloster clostridioformis:
- a CDS encoding lysozyme family protein, with the protein MKLRHLFFACSGVFVMMFSMLLLVVIVFSDEEDGGSGGNLIYGGVSVSQEVLAHKPMLEKYAREYGIEEYLNVLLAIIQVESGGTLEDVMQSSESLGIPPNSLNTEESIKQGCKYFSELLTAAETKGCDLNSVIQSYNYGGGFLDYVAGHGKKYTFELAESFAREKSGGKKVTYTNPVAVEKNGGWRYSYGNMFYVFLVSEYLTVAQFDDETVQAIMEEALKYEGWTYVYGGDSPSTSFDCSGLVQWCYGKAGIALPRTAQEQYNVTQHIPLSEAKAGDLVFFHSTYNAGTYITHVGLYVGNNQMYHAGNPIGYADLTGSYWQQHLAGAGRIKQ; encoded by the coding sequence ATGAAGTTAAGACACCTTTTCTTTGCCTGTTCCGGCGTGTTCGTGATGATGTTCTCCATGCTCCTCTTGGTGGTGATTGTCTTCTCGGATGAGGAAGACGGCGGAAGTGGCGGAAACCTTATCTATGGGGGCGTGAGCGTATCACAGGAAGTCCTCGCCCATAAACCTATGCTGGAAAAGTATGCAAGGGAATATGGCATAGAGGAATACTTAAATGTGCTGCTCGCCATCATTCAGGTGGAATCCGGCGGCACGCTGGAAGACGTTATGCAGTCCTCGGAATCTCTGGGTATTCCCCCGAACTCCCTTAACACAGAGGAATCCATCAAACAGGGCTGCAAATATTTCTCGGAACTGCTTACAGCAGCAGAAACAAAGGGCTGTGACCTAAACAGTGTGATTCAATCCTACAATTACGGCGGCGGCTTCCTGGACTATGTGGCAGGACACGGGAAAAAGTACACCTTTGAACTGGCAGAGAGCTTCGCAAGGGAAAAATCCGGCGGAAAGAAAGTCACCTACACCAACCCTGTTGCCGTAGAGAAAAACGGGGGCTGGCGGTATTCCTACGGAAATATGTTCTATGTCTTCTTGGTATCGGAATACCTGACCGTGGCACAGTTTGATGATGAAACGGTGCAGGCTATCATGGAGGAAGCCTTAAAGTATGAGGGCTGGACGTATGTGTACGGGGGCGATTCCCCCTCCACTTCCTTTGACTGTTCGGGACTGGTGCAGTGGTGCTATGGCAAGGCAGGAATCGCCCTGCCACGGACAGCACAGGAACAGTACAATGTAACACAGCACATCCCTCTGTCCGAAGCAAAAGCAGGGGATTTGGTCTTTTTCCACTCCACCTATAACGCCGGAACCTATATCACCCATGTGGGGCTATATGTGGGAAATAACCAGATGTACCATGCCGGAAATCCCATTGGTTATGCAGACCTGACAGGCTCCTACTGGCAACAGCACCTTGCCGGAGCCGGACGAATCAAACAATAG
- a CDS encoding CD3337/EF1877 family mobilome membrane protein — MKIRKPIQQGTALVPCRIKGQNSLKKIGSIAGKVLLALLLILLLLAVFGTAAHAAGLVDDTVDAANEYSKYPLDNYQLDFYVDSGWDWLPWNWLDGIGKQVMYGLYAITNFIWTISLYLSNATGYLIQEAYSLDFISSTADSIGKNMQTLAGVTTGGLSSEGFYIGFLLILILVVGIYVAYTGLIKRETTKAIHAVVNFVVVFVLSSAFIAYAPDYIGKINEFSADISNASLTLGTKIVLPNSESQGKDSVDLIRDSLFSIQVKQPWLLLQYGNSDVESIGADRVESLLSTSPNENNGQDREEIVVEEIEDRENTNLTITKTINRLGTVFFLFMFNIGISVFVFLLTGIMIFSQVLFIIYAMFLPVSFLLSMVPSFEGMSKRAITKLFNTILTRAGITLIITVAFSISTMLYNLSGEYPFFLTAFLQIVTFAGIYFKLGDLMGMFSLQSGDSQSMGSRIMRRPRMLMHAHMHRLQHKLGRSVAALGAGTAAYHAGKQAGSDQRNASNSGSSKRTQADHTRPNGQAAPEKKSAWKRAGSAVGAVADTKDKIADTTGQLREQAKDLPVNAKYALYHGKKQVSEGVRDFTSSVTQTRTARAEQRNAQAESRRQTIAERRAELEQAKQTQKTASEAPKGVAPVHERPATAKTKQPASPAIRERGQVSYGGTVAERTSVPVVKAASIHHEQIPPVRTERQIVPPASPDKPDERQKIAPAITPAAPRPARTVQNDTAPVIPERKRAAPVVKESNFTIRRTTARKEWTKTGKAAAKQKKGEKT; from the coding sequence ATGAAGATAAGAAAGCCCATCCAGCAGGGGACAGCCCTTGTCCCTTGCCGGATAAAGGGACAAAACTCTTTAAAAAAAATCGGGAGTATAGCAGGAAAAGTGCTGCTGGCACTCCTGCTCATCCTCCTGCTGCTGGCAGTCTTCGGTACTGCCGCCCACGCTGCCGGACTGGTGGATGATACGGTGGACGCTGCCAACGAATACAGCAAATATCCTCTGGACAACTACCAGCTTGATTTTTATGTGGACAGCGGATGGGACTGGCTCCCGTGGAACTGGCTGGACGGTATCGGAAAACAGGTAATGTACGGGCTGTATGCCATCACAAATTTTATCTGGACCATCAGCTTGTACCTTTCCAACGCCACAGGGTATCTGATTCAGGAAGCCTACTCGCTGGACTTCATTTCCTCCACGGCGGATTCCATCGGGAAAAATATGCAGACCCTTGCAGGCGTTACCACAGGCGGCTTGTCCTCGGAGGGATTTTATATCGGGTTCCTGCTGATTCTCATTCTGGTGGTGGGGATTTACGTTGCCTACACAGGGCTTATCAAACGGGAAACTACAAAAGCCATCCATGCCGTTGTCAATTTTGTGGTAGTGTTCGTGCTGTCCTCTGCCTTTATCGCCTACGCTCCTGATTATATCGGGAAAATCAATGAATTTTCCGCAGACATCAGCAATGCCAGCCTGACCCTTGGCACAAAGATTGTGCTGCCCAACTCGGAAAGTCAGGGAAAAGACAGCGTGGATTTGATACGGGACAGCCTGTTTTCCATTCAGGTAAAGCAGCCGTGGCTCCTGCTGCAATACGGCAATTCGGATGTGGAAAGCATTGGAGCAGACCGTGTGGAAAGCCTGCTTTCAACCAGTCCAAATGAAAACAACGGGCAGGACAGGGAAGAAATCGTGGTGGAGGAAATCGAAGACAGGGAAAACACCAACCTTACCATCACAAAGACCATCAACCGATTGGGAACCGTCTTCTTCCTGTTCATGTTCAATATCGGTATCTCTGTTTTTGTATTCCTGCTCACGGGGATAATGATTTTCTCACAGGTGCTTTTTATCATCTACGCCATGTTCCTGCCTGTGAGCTTTCTCCTTAGCATGGTTCCCTCTTTTGAGGGGATGTCAAAACGTGCCATCACGAAACTGTTCAACACCATCCTTACCAGAGCCGGAATCACCCTGATTATCACGGTAGCGTTCAGTATTTCCACCATGCTCTACAACCTGTCTGGGGAATATCCGTTCTTCCTGACGGCGTTCTTGCAGATAGTGACCTTTGCCGGAATTTATTTCAAGCTGGGGGATTTGATGGGGATGTTCTCCTTACAGAGTGGCGATTCCCAAAGCATGGGAAGCCGTATCATGCGAAGACCCCGTATGCTCATGCACGCCCATATGCACCGTTTACAGCATAAGTTAGGGCGTTCTGTGGCGGCTCTTGGGGCTGGAACGGCTGCATACCATGCAGGAAAGCAGGCTGGCTCAGACCAGAGAAATGCTTCCAACTCCGGCTCTTCCAAACGTACACAGGCAGACCACACCCGACCAAATGGACAGGCAGCACCGGAAAAGAAATCCGCATGGAAACGGGCTGGTTCTGCTGTGGGTGCGGTGGCAGATACCAAAGATAAAATAGCCGATACTACTGGACAGCTTCGGGAGCAGGCAAAGGATTTGCCCGTCAATGCAAAGTACGCCCTTTACCACGGGAAAAAACAGGTGTCAGAGGGAGTACGGGATTTTACTTCCAGTGTGACCCAGACCCGAACTGCCAGAGCTGAACAGCGGAACGCACAGGCAGAAAGCCGCAGACAGACCATTGCAGAACGCAGGGCGGAACTGGAACAGGCAAAACAGACGCAAAAGACAGCTTCCGAAGCACCCAAAGGGGTGGCTCCCGTCCATGAACGCCCTGCCACTGCAAAGACAAAGCAGCCAGCTTCCCCAGCTATTAGGGAACGGGGGCAGGTTTCTTATGGGGGAACTGTAGCGGAACGGACTTCGGTTCCGGTGGTAAAAGCGGCTTCCATCCACCACGAACAGATACCGCCTGTAAGGACAGAACGCCAGATAGTCCCTCCGGCTTCCCCAGACAAACCAGATGAAAGACAAAAGATAGCTCCTGCTATTACACCTGCTGCTCCCCGTCCGGCAAGAACTGTCCAGAATGATACGGCTCCTGTGATACCGGAAAGAAAACGGGCTGCCCCTGTGGTTAAGGAATCGAACTTTACCATCCGGCGTACCACCGCCAGAAAGGAGTGGACAAAAACGGGAAAAGCGGCTGCCAAACAAAAGAAAGGGGAGAAAACATGA
- a CDS encoding ATP-binding protein, with the protein MAYPIKYIENNLVFNHDGECFAYYELLPYNYSFLSPEQKYQVHDSFRQLIAQNRDGKIHALQISTESSIRAAQERSKQEVTGKLKDVACAKIDAQTEALISMIGENQVDYRFFIGFKLLVNEQEVTMKQFRREAKTAVSDFLHEVNHKLMGDFVSMSNEEIWRFQKMEKLLENKISRRFKVRRLNKDDFGYLIEHLYGQTGTAYEDYEYYLPKKRFQEETLVKYYDLIKPTRCLIEENQRYLKIEQEDGTVYAAYFTINSIVGELDFPSSEIFYYQQQQFTFPIDTSMNVEIVTNRKALSTVRNKKKELKDLDNHAWQNDSETSTNVVDALDSVNELESTLDQSKESMYKLSYVVRVTAPDLEELKRRCNEVKDFYDDLNVKLVRPFGDMLGLHGEFLPASKRYMNDYIQYVTSDFLAGLGFGATQMLGEPEGIYIGYSLDTGRNVYLKPALASQGVKGSVTNALAAAFVGSLGGGKSFSNNMIVYYSVLFGAQALIVDPKAERGRWKETLPEIAHEINIVNLTSEEQNRGLLDPYVIMENPKDSESLAIDILTFLTGISSRDGEKFPVLRKAIRAVTNSEERGLFKVIEELRAEGTTISTSIADHIESFTDYDFAHLLFSDGDVTQSISLEKQLNIIQVADLVLPDKETTFEEYTTMELLSVAMLIVISTFALDFIHTDRSVFKIVDLDEAWSFLQVAQGKTLSMKLVRAGRAMNAGVYFVTQNTDDLLDEKLKNNLGLKFAFRSTDINEIKKTLTFFGVDSEDENNQKRLRDLENGQCLISDLYGRVGVIQFHPIFEDLFHAFDTRPPVRKEVEE; encoded by the coding sequence ATGGCATATCCGATTAAGTATATCGAAAATAACCTTGTGTTCAACCATGACGGGGAGTGCTTTGCTTACTATGAGCTGCTTCCCTACAACTATTCCTTTTTAAGCCCCGAACAGAAATATCAGGTACACGATTCCTTCCGGCAGCTTATCGCCCAGAACAGGGACGGGAAGATTCACGCCCTGCAAATCAGCACTGAATCCAGCATACGGGCGGCACAGGAACGCTCCAAACAGGAAGTGACGGGCAAGTTAAAGGACGTTGCCTGTGCAAAGATTGACGCACAGACCGAAGCCCTGATTTCCATGATAGGGGAAAATCAGGTGGACTACCGCTTTTTTATCGGCTTCAAGCTGCTTGTCAATGAGCAGGAAGTCACCATGAAGCAGTTCCGCAGGGAAGCAAAGACCGCCGTTTCCGATTTCCTCCATGAAGTCAACCACAAACTCATGGGGGATTTTGTTTCCATGAGCAATGAGGAAATCTGGCGGTTTCAGAAGATGGAAAAACTGCTGGAAAATAAAATCTCACGCCGCTTTAAAGTCCGGCGGCTTAACAAGGACGATTTTGGTTATCTGATTGAGCATTTATACGGGCAAACTGGAACCGCCTATGAAGATTATGAGTATTACCTGCCGAAGAAGCGGTTTCAGGAGGAAACGCTGGTGAAATACTATGACCTCATCAAACCCACCCGTTGTCTGATAGAGGAAAACCAGCGGTATCTGAAAATCGAACAGGAAGATGGGACGGTCTATGCCGCCTACTTCACCATCAACAGCATTGTGGGTGAACTGGACTTTCCATCCTCGGAAATCTTTTACTATCAACAGCAGCAATTCACCTTTCCCATTGATACCTCTATGAATGTGGAGATTGTCACAAATCGGAAAGCCCTCTCCACGGTGCGGAACAAGAAAAAAGAGCTGAAAGATTTGGATAACCACGCATGGCAGAATGACAGCGAAACCAGTACAAACGTGGTGGACGCTCTGGACAGCGTAAATGAGCTGGAATCCACCTTAGACCAGAGCAAGGAATCCATGTATAAGCTGTCCTATGTGGTGCGTGTGACGGCTCCCGACTTGGAAGAACTGAAACGCCGTTGCAATGAGGTAAAAGATTTTTATGACGATTTGAACGTGAAGCTGGTCCGCCCCTTTGGGGATATGCTGGGGCTGCATGGGGAATTTCTCCCTGCCAGCAAACGGTATATGAACGATTACATCCAGTATGTCACCAGTGACTTCCTCGCGGGTCTAGGCTTTGGTGCAACCCAGATGTTGGGGGAACCGGAGGGCATTTATATCGGGTATAGCCTTGATACGGGAAGAAACGTGTACTTAAAGCCTGCCCTTGCCAGTCAAGGGGTAAAAGGCTCCGTCACTAACGCCCTTGCTGCCGCTTTTGTCGGCTCCCTCGGCGGTGGAAAATCATTCAGCAACAACATGATTGTTTATTATTCCGTATTATTTGGGGCACAGGCTCTCATTGTTGACCCGAAAGCAGAACGGGGACGCTGGAAGGAAACCCTGCCGGAAATCGCCCATGAAATCAATATCGTAAACCTGACCTCGGAGGAACAGAACAGGGGCCTGCTTGACCCTTATGTGATTATGGAGAACCCAAAGGATTCCGAATCACTGGCAATCGACATCCTGACCTTTTTAACAGGCATTTCCAGCCGTGACGGGGAGAAGTTCCCCGTCCTTCGGAAAGCCATCCGTGCGGTAACAAACAGTGAGGAGCGGGGGCTTTTCAAGGTGATTGAGGAACTACGGGCGGAGGGAACCACCATCAGCACCAGCATAGCAGACCATATTGAATCCTTTACGGACTATGACTTTGCACATCTGCTCTTTTCGGATGGGGATGTCACACAGTCCATCAGCCTTGAAAAGCAGCTCAACATCATTCAGGTGGCGGATTTGGTGCTGCCGGATAAGGAAACGACCTTTGAAGAATACACCACAATGGAGCTGCTTTCCGTGGCAATGCTCATTGTTATCAGTACCTTTGCCCTCGACTTCATCCATACCGACCGCAGCGTGTTTAAGATTGTGGATTTGGATGAAGCATGGAGCTTCTTACAGGTGGCACAGGGCAAGACCCTCTCTATGAAGCTGGTCCGTGCCGGACGTGCCATGAACGCAGGCGTTTACTTTGTGACCCAGAACACGGACGATTTGCTGGATGAAAAACTGAAAAACAATCTGGGCTTGAAGTTTGCGTTCCGTTCCACGGACATCAACGAAATCAAGAAGACCCTCACCTTTTTCGGGGTGGATTCCGAAGATGAAAACAACCAGAAACGGCTCCGTGACTTAGAAAACGGACAGTGCCTTATCAGTGATTTGTACGGGCGTGTAGGAGTGATACAGTTCCACCCTATCTTTGAAGACCTGTTCCATGCCTTTGACACCAGACCGCCCGTAAGAAAAGAGGTGGAGGAATGA
- a CDS encoding conjugal transfer protein, protein MKKIRSYTSIWSVEKVLYSINDFKLPFPITFTQMAWFVISVFAVMLLGNLPPLSFIGGAFLKYFGVPFALTWFMCQKTFDGKKPYGFLKSVLAYLVRPKLTYAGKPVKLEKEYPVQPITAVRSDIYGISD, encoded by the coding sequence ATGAAGAAAATACGAAGCTATACCAGTATCTGGTCGGTGGAAAAGGTACTCTATTCCATCAATGATTTTAAGCTTCCATTCCCCATCACGTTCACACAGATGGCGTGGTTCGTGATATCGGTGTTTGCGGTTATGCTCTTGGGGAACCTCCCTCCCCTTTCGTTCATTGGCGGGGCATTTTTAAAATATTTCGGCGTACCCTTTGCCCTCACTTGGTTCATGTGCCAGAAGACCTTTGACGGGAAGAAGCCTTACGGCTTCCTGAAATCCGTACTGGCATATCTGGTACGCCCGAAACTGACGTATGCAGGAAAGCCCGTGAAGCTGGAAAAGGAATATCCGGTACAGCCCATCACGGCAGTTAGGAGTGATATTTATGGCATATCCGATTAA
- a CDS encoding antirestriction protein ArdA, giving the protein MRIYIANLGKYNEGELVGAWFTPPVDFEEVRERIGLNDEYEEYAIHDYELPFAIDEYTPIEEVNRLCEMVEDLPEYIQEELSELQSYFGSIEELCEHEDDIIFHSGCDDMADVARYYLEETGQLGELTAHLQNYIDYEAYGRDMELEGTFIVTNHGVYEILR; this is encoded by the coding sequence ATGCGGATTTACATTGCCAACTTAGGAAAATACAATGAGGGCGAACTGGTAGGGGCATGGTTCACGCCGCCTGTGGATTTTGAGGAAGTTAGGGAACGTATCGGCTTGAATGATGAGTATGAGGAATACGCCATCCATGATTATGAGCTGCCCTTTGCGATTGATGAATACACCCCCATTGAGGAAGTCAACCGCCTGTGTGAAATGGTGGAGGACTTACCGGAATATATTCAGGAAGAACTATCAGAACTGCAATCCTATTTTGGCAGTATCGAAGAACTCTGTGAGCATGAGGACGATATTATCTTCCATTCCGGCTGTGACGATATGGCGGATGTGGCTCGCTACTATCTGGAAGAAACCGGACAGCTTGGGGAACTTACGGCACACTTACAAAACTATATCGACTATGAAGCCTATGGGCGTGACATGGAATTGGAGGGAACTTTTATCGTCACAAACCACGGCGTATATGAAATCTTACGGTAA
- a CDS encoding antirestriction protein ArdA encodes MRIYILNTTRFYHEDFEEYPGAWFSCPVDFEEVRERLGVQNEEEIEIEDYELPFPLEGSTRLWEINALCRIVQEMQGTPLYYEMDVIQKRWFHSFTEFIDNKDHIRCYPVQDGESLARYLVQETQIFGEVHPDLMNHIDYTAIGRKLETSENYLFTDNGIFSYR; translated from the coding sequence ATGAGAATCTACATCCTGAACACCACACGGTTTTACCATGAAGATTTTGAGGAATATCCGGGGGCTTGGTTTTCCTGTCCCGTGGATTTTGAGGAAGTCAGGGAACGTCTTGGGGTTCAGAATGAGGAAGAAATTGAAATTGAAGATTATGAGCTGCCGTTTCCATTGGAGGGCAGCACAAGGCTCTGGGAAATCAACGCCCTTTGCCGGATAGTACAGGAAATGCAGGGAACGCCCCTCTATTATGAAATGGATGTGATACAAAAGCGGTGGTTCCATAGCTTTACGGAATTTATCGACAACAAAGACCACATACGCTGCTATCCAGTGCAGGACGGGGAATCCCTCGCCCGTTATCTGGTGCAGGAAACGCAGATATTTGGGGAAGTACATCCAGACCTGATGAACCATATTGATTATACTGCCATTGGTCGGAAACTGGAAACCAGCGAAAACTACCTGTTTACGGACAATGGTATCTTTTCTTACCGCTAA
- the mobT gene encoding MobT family relaxase yields the protein MKVDIRFFRQEGFSLNEETWVREIKEKREIYGISQQKLALAAGITRPYLSDIETGKAHPSEALQEAIMEALERFNPDAPLELLFDYVRIRFPTTDVKHIVEDVLRLKLPCFIHEDYGFYSYTEHYYLDDVFVLVSPELEKGVLLELKGRGCRQFESYLLAQERSWYEFFMDVLMEDGVMKRLDLAINDKTGILNIPHLTEKCRNEECISVFRSFKSYRSGELVRRGEKECMGNTLYIGSLQSEVHFCIYEKDYEQYKKHDIPIADAEVKNRFEIRLKNERAFYAIRDLLEHDNPERTAFQIINRYVRFVDRDDTKPRSDWRINEEWAWFIGERRGSLKLTTKPEPYSFERTLHWLSHQVAPTLKLALRLDKMNHTQIVHDIITHAKLTEKHEKILKQQAAAAKEVVL from the coding sequence ATGAAAGTTGACATACGCTTTTTTAGACAGGAGGGATTTTCACTGAATGAAGAAACATGGGTACGGGAAATCAAAGAAAAACGGGAAATTTACGGTATCTCACAACAGAAACTTGCGTTAGCTGCCGGAATCACCCGTCCGTATCTGAGCGATATTGAAACGGGCAAGGCTCACCCATCCGAAGCATTACAGGAAGCCATCATGGAAGCTCTGGAACGCTTCAATCCAGACGCTCCTCTTGAACTGCTCTTTGACTATGTGCGGATTCGCTTCCCCACTACGGATGTGAAGCATATCGTGGAAGACGTACTGCGGCTAAAGCTGCCTTGCTTTATCCATGAAGACTACGGCTTCTACTCTTACACGGAGCATTACTATCTGGATGATGTTTTCGTTCTGGTATCGCCGGAACTGGAAAAAGGGGTGCTGCTGGAACTGAAAGGGCGTGGCTGCCGCCAGTTTGAAAGCTATCTGCTGGCGCAGGAACGGAGCTGGTATGAATTTTTCATGGATGTTCTCATGGAAGACGGCGTGATGAAGCGGCTTGACCTTGCCATCAATGACAAAACGGGAATCCTGAACATTCCCCATCTGACAGAGAAGTGCCGGAATGAGGAATGTATCTCGGTCTTCCGCAGCTTCAAAAGCTACCGCAGCGGTGAACTGGTACGGCGTGGGGAAAAAGAATGTATGGGGAACACCCTGTATATCGGTTCCCTCCAAAGTGAGGTGCACTTCTGCATTTATGAAAAGGACTATGAGCAGTACAAGAAGCATGATATTCCCATTGCAGACGCAGAGGTAAAGAACCGTTTTGAAATCCGGCTGAAAAATGAACGTGCCTTTTACGCCATCCGTGACCTGTTAGAACATGACAATCCAGAACGGACAGCCTTTCAAATCATCAACCGCTATGTCCGTTTTGTGGACAGGGACGATACAAAGCCCCGTTCGGACTGGCGTATCAATGAGGAATGGGCGTGGTTCATAGGGGAACGCAGGGGAAGCCTGAAACTGACAACGAAACCGGAACCCTATTCCTTTGAACGCACCCTGCACTGGCTCTCCCATCAGGTAGCACCCACGTTAAAGTTGGCTCTCCGTCTGGATAAGATGAACCACACCCAGATTGTCCATGACATCATCACCCATGCAAAACTGACGGAAAAGCACGAAAAAATCCTAAAGCAGCAAGCCGCCGCTGCAAAGGAGGTGGTGCTTTAA
- a CDS encoding FtsK/SpoIIIE domain-containing protein, producing the protein MKPFRSRGRRIRPTDKDLVFHTALAALLPVFLLIVLLFHAGQLRRIDWQHTSLSQMVQGINLPYLLFSLGIAGLLCLGTACASYHYCRDGIKQLIHRQKLARMILENKWYEVEQVQADGFFKDLSSSRSKEKITCFPKVYYQLKNGLIHIRAEITLGKYQEQLLNLEKKLESGLYCELTGKELKDSYVEYTLLYDTIAGRISIEDVQAKDGKLRLMKNVWWEYDKLPHMLIAGGTGGGKTYFILTLIEALLRTNAVLFVLDPKNADLADLQAVMPDVYYKKEDMLACIDRFYGEMMKRSEDMKLMENYRTGENYAYLGLPAHFLIFDEYVAFMEMLGTKENAAVLNKLKQIVMLGRQAGFFLILACQRPDAKYLGDGIRDQFNFRVALGRMSEMGYGMMFGETTKDFFLKQIKGRGYVDVGTSVISEFYTPLVPKGHDFLKEIKKLTDSRQGVQAACEAKAAETD; encoded by the coding sequence ATGAAGCCGTTCCGTTCCCGTGGCAGGCGTATCCGCCCCACGGATAAAGACCTTGTGTTCCATACCGCCCTTGCCGCCTTGCTCCCTGTCTTCCTGCTAATTGTCCTGCTGTTTCATGCAGGGCAGCTTCGCCGGATAGACTGGCAGCATACTTCCCTCTCCCAGATGGTGCAGGGAATAAACCTCCCCTATCTGCTGTTCAGTTTGGGGATAGCCGGGCTTCTCTGTCTGGGGACTGCCTGTGCCAGTTACCATTATTGCAGGGATGGGATAAAACAACTCATCCACCGCCAAAAGCTGGCAAGGATGATACTGGAAAATAAGTGGTATGAAGTGGAGCAGGTACAGGCAGACGGCTTTTTCAAGGACCTGTCTTCCAGCCGTTCCAAAGAGAAGATTACCTGCTTTCCCAAAGTCTACTACCAGCTTAAAAACGGGCTGATTCACATCCGGGCGGAAATCACGCTGGGGAAATACCAGGAGCAGCTCTTAAACCTGGAAAAAAAGCTGGAAAGCGGCCTGTACTGTGAACTGACGGGCAAGGAATTAAAGGATTCCTATGTGGAGTACACCCTGCTCTATGATACCATTGCAGGCCGTATCTCCATTGAGGACGTACAGGCAAAAGACGGCAAGCTCCGGCTCATGAAAAATGTCTGGTGGGAGTATGACAAGCTCCCCCATATGCTCATTGCCGGAGGAACCGGCGGCGGAAAGACCTACTTCATCCTGACCCTCATTGAAGCCCTGCTCCGCACCAACGCCGTCCTGTTCGTGTTAGACCCAAAGAACGCCGACCTTGCGGATTTACAGGCGGTCATGCCTGATGTGTACTACAAAAAGGAGGATATGCTCGCCTGCATTGACCGCTTCTATGGAGAAATGATGAAACGCAGCGAAGACATGAAGCTTATGGAGAATTACAGGACAGGAGAAAACTACGCTTACTTAGGGCTTCCGGCACATTTCCTTATCTTTGATGAATATGTGGCATTTATGGAAATGCTCGGCACAAAGGAAAACGCCGCTGTCCTCAACAAGTTAAAACAAATCGTCATGCTCGGGCGGCAGGCTGGTTTCTTCCTGATTCTCGCCTGCCAGCGTCCAGACGCAAAGTATCTGGGGGACGGAATCCGTGACCAGTTCAATTTCCGTGTGGCTCTGGGGCGGATGTCGGAAATGGGCTATGGGATGATGTTCGGGGAAACCACAAAGGATTTCTTCCTAAAGCAGATAAAAGGGCGTGGCTATGTGGATGTGGGAACCAGCGTTATCTCAGAGTTTTACACGCCCCTTGTGCCAAAAGGACACGATTTCCTCAAAGAAATAAAAAAACTTACAGACAGCAGGCAGGGAGTGCAGGCGGCGTGCGAAGCAAAAGCCGCAGAAACGGACTGA
- a CDS encoding YdcP family protein, with translation MRLANGIVIDKEATFGTLKFSALRREVHIQNEDGTVSEEIKERTYDLKSRGQGRMIQVSIPASVPLKEFDYNAEVEIIHPVADTVATATFQGADVDWYIKAEDIILKKGVAMNLQPPKKDHPAEK, from the coding sequence ATGAGATTAGCAAACGGAATCGTGATTGACAAGGAAGCAACATTCGGGACATTGAAATTTTCTGCCCTCCGCCGGGAGGTTCACATCCAGAATGAGGACGGAACTGTGTCGGAAGAAATCAAGGAACGCACCTATGATTTAAAATCCAGAGGGCAGGGGCGTATGATTCAGGTTTCCATCCCTGCCAGCGTGCCGTTAAAGGAGTTCGACTACAACGCAGAAGTGGAAATCATCCATCCGGTGGCGGACACCGTGGCAACGGCTACCTTTCAGGGAGCGGATGTGGACTGGTACATTAAGGCAGAGGATATTATCCTGAAAAAAGGTGTTGCTATGAATCTACAACCGCCAAAGAAAGACCATCCGGCAGAGAAATAA
- a CDS encoding YdcP family protein: MELKFVIPNMEKTFGNLEFAGEDKTEQRRINGRMAVLSRGFNLYSDVQRADDIVVILPAEAGEKHFDFEERVKLVNPRITAEGYKIGTRGFTNYILHADDMVKV, translated from the coding sequence ATGGAATTAAAATTCGTTATCCCCAACATGGAGAAGACATTCGGCAACTTGGAGTTTGCCGGAGAAGACAAAACAGAGCAGCGGAGAATCAACGGACGCATGGCGGTACTCTCTCGCGGCTTCAACCTTTATTCAGACGTACAGAGGGCAGATGATATTGTGGTTATCCTCCCTGCCGAAGCCGGAGAGAAACATTTTGACTTTGAGGAACGTGTGAAGCTCGTCAATCCCCGTATCACCGCAGAGGGCTATAAAATCGGCACAAGGGGCTTCACCAACTACATTTTACACGCTGACGATATGGTAAAAGTGTAA